One window of the Chitinophaga niabensis genome contains the following:
- a CDS encoding alpha/beta hydrolase, producing MKHFLISLVFIIANHICLAQTDSAFLKAETVPAFPDPPAGFDIQRNDIPKGKLTVVQYRSKTLGELREMSVYTPPGYSSHTKYPVLYLLHGLGADFRQWIEWCQADNIIDNLIADGIIQPVIMVFPNCDSRLTVTDTSKANRSGRADGFAGYGKPFEEDLLKDIIPYIDSHYSTHRDSEHRAIAGLSMGGGQSLNIGLYNLETFAYIGGFSSAPNTNKAGGMYTNVELVPDIKAAREKLKLLWIACGNKDGLLWVSQKAHQFLTEKGIPHIWNVDNHAHDNIEWNNNLYWFSQHIFKPYKNK from the coding sequence ATGAAACATTTCTTGATTTCGTTAGTATTTATTATCGCCAATCATATCTGCCTCGCGCAGACAGATTCAGCTTTTTTAAAAGCGGAAACCGTGCCTGCGTTCCCCGATCCTCCAGCCGGATTTGACATTCAGCGTAACGATATACCTAAAGGGAAGTTGACAGTTGTTCAGTATCGTTCAAAAACTCTTGGAGAACTTCGGGAAATGAGCGTATATACGCCTCCTGGATATTCTTCCCATACGAAATATCCTGTGTTGTACCTGTTGCACGGTTTAGGGGCAGACTTTCGCCAGTGGATCGAATGGTGCCAGGCCGATAACATTATAGATAACCTGATTGCAGATGGTATAATTCAGCCTGTAATTATGGTTTTCCCGAACTGCGATTCAAGGCTGACAGTAACAGATACGTCAAAAGCAAACCGTTCAGGGAGAGCAGATGGTTTTGCGGGTTACGGGAAGCCATTTGAAGAGGATTTATTGAAAGATATAATTCCTTATATCGATTCACATTACTCCACACATCGTGATTCTGAGCATCGCGCTATTGCAGGTTTATCTATGGGAGGGGGGCAATCATTAAATATAGGTTTGTATAATCTGGAAACTTTTGCCTACATAGGAGGATTTTCTTCGGCGCCTAATACAAACAAGGCCGGCGGCATGTATACAAATGTGGAATTGGTTCCCGATATTAAAGCTGCCCGGGAAAAGCTGAAACTGCTTTGGATAGCATGCGGTAATAAAGACGGGCTTTTATGGGTTAGTCAAAAAGCACATCAGTTTCTCACAGAAAAAGGTATTCCTCACATTTGGAACGTGGATAACCATGCGCATGACAACATTGAGTGGAATAATAACTTGTATTGGTTTTCCCAGCATATTTTTAAACCCTATAAAAACAAATAG
- a CDS encoding dihydrofolate reductase family protein, protein MRKLKLQMQVSLDGFASAGPNDDQKWVTWALEEIYSYVTGIFESADTILIGRKLAMDYIPYWQETFKNPDDPMHEFAVKIVTSKKIVFTKTLRKSQWDNTEIATGDLVEEIKQLKSQPGKDMVVYGGVSFVAALLKEQLIDEIHLFVNPVAIGQGASPFNSLEGFQQLKLERCIPFPSGIVLLTYTPK, encoded by the coding sequence ATGAGAAAGCTGAAGCTGCAAATGCAGGTATCTTTGGACGGTTTTGCCTCCGCCGGGCCTAACGATGACCAAAAATGGGTGACCTGGGCACTGGAGGAAATTTATTCGTACGTGACAGGAATATTCGAGTCCGCTGATACCATCCTTATCGGTAGAAAATTAGCGATGGACTACATCCCCTATTGGCAGGAAACATTTAAAAACCCGGATGATCCCATGCATGAGTTCGCGGTAAAAATTGTCACCTCTAAAAAGATCGTATTTACTAAAACGCTGAGGAAGTCTCAATGGGATAATACAGAGATAGCGACAGGAGACCTGGTAGAGGAGATTAAACAACTAAAAAGCCAACCCGGCAAAGATATGGTGGTGTATGGAGGTGTTTCATTTGTAGCAGCTTTGCTCAAGGAGCAATTAATAGATGAAATACACCTGTTCGTGAACCCTGTTGCCATTGGGCAGGGAGCGTCTCCTTTCAACAGCCTGGAAGGGTTTCAGCAACTGAAGCTGGAAAGATGCATTCCATTTCCCAGTGGTATAGTGTTACTGACCTATACGCCGAAATAA
- a CDS encoding multicopper oxidase family protein yields MKNVIITAMLILVTSIVTAQQTVRYDLYVADTTVNFSGKPKRAIAVNGQIPMPTLTFTEGDTAEIYVHNNLDEETSLHWHGLFLPNRMDGVPNLTQMGIKPHTTYLYKFPIVQTGTHWYHSHSGLQEQIGMYGAFIMKKKKEWDIPSVPVVLSEWTDMKPHEVQRSLHAATDWFAIKKGTTQSYTEAIREGHFKTKVTNEWKRMNAMDVSDVYYNKFLINGENQHEHAQFKAGDKVRLRIANGGASSYFWLTYAGGKITVVATDGNDVEPVEVDRLIIAVSETYDVIVTIPENKSYEFLVTPEDRTGSASLWLGSGEKVPAKKLPKLKYFAGMKMMNDMMDMKGDLVSMEGMEMHNQIMDMNTVMYPEIAETPDIVTLNYTMLRDPKKTTLPPGPVKELRFTLTGNMNRYVWSLDNKVVSETDRILIKKGENIRLILYNNSMMRHPMHLHGHDFRVINGQGDYAPMKNVLDMMPMERDTIEFAATEPGGDWFFHCHILYHMMSGMGRIFRYDNNLPNPEIPNPKLAQRKLFADDRMVHIMGRVGIESNGSDGEIMLANTRYRLQTEWRVGFQKHHGYESESHFGRYFGKMQWLFPYVGWDFRNRTIEDPFEKNLFGQLLTPKKNLFGQTNTKNFRQVVHAGIEFTLPMLVILDGSVDSEGKLRFQLRREDIPVSKRLRFNFSANTDKEYMFGFRYIISKYFNLSTHFDSDMGLGAGITLVY; encoded by the coding sequence ATGAAGAATGTTATAATTACTGCTATGCTCATTTTAGTAACGAGCATAGTTACCGCGCAGCAAACTGTACGATACGACCTGTACGTGGCAGATACAACCGTGAACTTTTCCGGCAAACCGAAACGCGCCATTGCAGTGAATGGCCAGATCCCCATGCCCACACTTACTTTCACAGAAGGAGATACCGCAGAGATCTATGTGCATAATAACCTGGATGAAGAAACATCCCTGCACTGGCACGGCCTGTTCCTTCCCAACAGGATGGATGGTGTACCAAACCTTACCCAGATGGGCATCAAACCTCATACAACCTATCTCTACAAATTCCCGATCGTGCAAACAGGTACCCATTGGTACCATAGCCATTCAGGTCTCCAGGAGCAAATAGGTATGTATGGCGCTTTTATCATGAAGAAAAAGAAAGAATGGGATATCCCTTCCGTACCTGTTGTACTTAGCGAATGGACGGACATGAAACCGCATGAGGTGCAACGCAGCCTGCATGCAGCTACAGACTGGTTCGCTATAAAGAAGGGAACTACCCAGAGTTATACAGAAGCCATAAGAGAAGGGCACTTTAAAACAAAAGTGACCAACGAGTGGAAACGCATGAACGCCATGGACGTAAGCGATGTGTATTATAATAAGTTCCTGATCAACGGAGAAAACCAACATGAACATGCCCAATTCAAAGCAGGGGATAAAGTAAGACTGCGTATTGCCAATGGAGGAGCGTCTTCTTATTTCTGGCTTACATACGCCGGTGGCAAAATAACGGTAGTAGCTACAGATGGTAATGATGTGGAACCAGTGGAAGTAGACCGGCTGATCATAGCCGTATCAGAAACCTATGATGTAATAGTGACCATTCCGGAGAACAAAAGTTATGAATTCCTGGTAACCCCGGAAGACAGGACCGGATCAGCTTCCCTATGGCTGGGCAGCGGAGAAAAAGTACCCGCAAAGAAACTGCCGAAACTGAAATACTTCGCAGGCATGAAGATGATGAATGATATGATGGACATGAAGGGAGACCTGGTATCTATGGAAGGCATGGAAATGCACAACCAGATCATGGACATGAACACAGTGATGTATCCTGAAATAGCAGAAACACCGGATATCGTAACACTCAACTATACCATGCTGCGCGATCCAAAGAAAACCACCCTGCCTCCGGGACCCGTAAAGGAACTACGCTTCACGCTCACCGGGAACATGAACCGTTATGTTTGGAGCCTCGATAATAAAGTGGTATCTGAAACCGACAGGATCCTCATCAAAAAAGGAGAGAACATCCGCCTGATCTTATACAACAACAGCATGATGCGCCACCCCATGCACTTACATGGTCACGATTTCAGGGTAATAAACGGACAAGGCGATTATGCCCCCATGAAAAACGTGCTGGACATGATGCCCATGGAAAGGGATACCATTGAGTTCGCAGCCACAGAACCGGGAGGCGACTGGTTCTTCCATTGCCATATATTATACCATATGATGAGTGGCATGGGCAGAATTTTCAGGTATGACAACAACCTGCCCAATCCCGAAATCCCTAATCCAAAACTAGCACAGCGAAAACTATTTGCAGACGACCGGATGGTCCATATCATGGGCAGGGTGGGTATAGAAAGCAACGGAAGTGATGGAGAGATCATGCTGGCTAATACCAGGTACCGCCTGCAAACTGAATGGCGTGTAGGTTTCCAGAAACATCACGGTTATGAAAGCGAAAGCCATTTCGGACGGTACTTCGGGAAAATGCAATGGCTATTCCCTTACGTTGGCTGGGATTTCCGCAATCGCACCATAGAAGATCCATTTGAGAAAAATCTCTTCGGGCAGCTATTGACGCCAAAGAAGAACTTATTCGGACAAACGAATACCAAGAACTTCCGCCAGGTAGTACATGCCGGTATTGAATTTACCCTTCCTATGTTAGTGATACTGGACGGCTCTGTTGATAGCGAAGGAAAACTGCGGTTTCAATTGAGAAGGGAGGATATACCCGTCTCCAAACGCCTGCGTTTCAATTTCTCTGCCAATACGGATAAGGAGTATATGTTCGGTTTCCGGTATATCATCAGCAAATACTTCAACCTCTCTACCCACTTTGATAGTGATATGGGGCTGGGAGCTGGCATAACATTAGTGTATTAA
- a CDS encoding YybH family protein, translating to MYLLKWLFLILLVPGKDSLQEQIETLNRQFATALEKGNVPAMMRYYAVDAVSMPEHHPTLFNRAAITQYYQQWQKATSGNRYQRTIYAIKAADGYLLEAGTYTHDFTHPGKQPFRYSGKYVHIWQIGKKQELTLVSEIWGAAAGFDHAALPQLPPSTPLQITPIKPVDSALARIINNNNAAIAQLVKDRNGAAFSEYYTDDAIYMPYYMPMVTGKNSIHQYYVVHEDPNVGIDTVQIKISRMLPAGDYILVNGYYRVNWRAGGNSGLVTGKSINIWKKEPDGKLRLYWQMTNHD from the coding sequence ATGTATCTACTCAAATGGCTGTTCCTTATCTTGCTCGTTCCCGGTAAAGATAGTTTGCAGGAACAGATAGAAACACTCAACCGGCAATTTGCTACAGCATTGGAAAAAGGAAATGTACCAGCTATGATGCGCTATTATGCTGTTGACGCTGTAAGCATGCCGGAACATCATCCCACGCTCTTTAATCGGGCAGCTATTACCCAATATTACCAACAATGGCAAAAGGCAACCAGCGGTAACCGGTACCAGCGAACTATCTATGCTATTAAGGCTGCTGATGGGTATCTGCTGGAAGCTGGTACCTACACCCACGATTTTACGCACCCCGGTAAACAACCCTTCCGATACAGCGGTAAGTATGTGCATATCTGGCAGATCGGCAAAAAGCAGGAGTTAACGCTCGTTTCAGAGATCTGGGGGGCAGCGGCGGGTTTTGATCATGCAGCACTTCCCCAATTACCACCTTCTACTCCTTTACAGATCACCCCAATAAAACCTGTAGATAGTGCTCTGGCCAGGATCATCAATAATAATAACGCAGCAATCGCTCAATTAGTCAAAGATCGAAATGGTGCAGCCTTTTCGGAGTATTATACAGATGATGCCATTTACATGCCTTATTATATGCCGATGGTGACTGGAAAGAATAGCATTCATCAATATTACGTAGTGCATGAAGACCCCAACGTAGGTATTGACACGGTACAAATCAAGATCTCCCGGATGCTCCCGGCCGGGGACTATATTCTGGTCAATGGTTATTATCGTGTGAACTGGCGGGCAGGGGGGAATTCCGGGTTAGTTACCGGGAAGAGCATTAATATCTGGAAAAAGGAGCCCGATGGCAAACTCCGCCTGTACTGGCAAATGACCAATCATGATTAA
- a CDS encoding alpha/beta fold hydrolase, producing the protein MKIFQWLLIISVFVLPVHSDGQAVKNVVLVHGAFVDGSGWEGVYNILTKQGYKVSVTQHTLLSFNGDVAAVTRIIDQQDGPCILVAHSYGGAVITVAGNNPKVVGLVYIAAHAPDAGESEADNGKIYPPVYKSLIKGKDGFDYIDPEKFPADFAGGVPKGKARFMAVSQTPTADSAFHAIIQEPAWKTKPVWYMVAKADKIINPDLERMYAKRAKSIKTVEVEGASHCVFMSHPRETAELIVLGAKGK; encoded by the coding sequence ATGAAGATCTTTCAATGGCTGCTGATCATTTCAGTATTTGTTCTGCCCGTTCATTCTGATGGGCAGGCAGTTAAAAATGTTGTATTGGTACACGGAGCATTTGTGGATGGCTCCGGGTGGGAGGGGGTTTATAATATTTTAACCAAACAGGGATATAAGGTATCTGTAACGCAACATACACTACTGTCCTTTAATGGGGATGTGGCTGCGGTGACTAGAATAATTGATCAACAGGATGGCCCCTGTATCCTGGTAGCTCATAGTTATGGTGGGGCAGTGATCACTGTTGCAGGGAATAATCCTAAAGTTGTGGGCCTGGTTTACATTGCGGCCCATGCACCGGATGCAGGAGAATCAGAAGCTGATAACGGGAAAATATATCCACCGGTTTATAAGTCTCTGATAAAAGGGAAAGATGGATTTGATTATATTGATCCGGAAAAATTCCCAGCTGATTTTGCGGGAGGTGTTCCGAAAGGAAAGGCCAGATTTATGGCAGTTTCGCAAACACCTACTGCGGATAGTGCTTTTCATGCTATTATTCAGGAACCGGCGTGGAAAACGAAGCCTGTTTGGTATATGGTAGCTAAAGCGGACAAAATTATAAATCCAGATTTAGAGAGGATGTATGCTAAAAGGGCTAAGAGCATTAAAACGGTGGAGGTGGAAGGTGCGAGCCATTGTGTGTTTATGAGCCATCCGAGAGAAACGGCGGAGTTGATAGTTTTGGGGGCAAAGGGGAAATAA
- a CDS encoding LysE family translocator: protein MPEASTILAFITAALILLIIPGPAVLYIITRSTEQGTKAGLISVCGIQAGTLVHAFAASLGVSAILMASAMAFALLKYAGAGYLIYLGLKKIFGKQQTEKQKQLKVQQSMKAIFWQGMVVNVLNPKCALFFFAFLPQFINPATGNVTGQVLFFGLLFTLLAFMTDGFYALLAGRMGKYLKGNSYYLKLEAYISGIIYIFLGLLTLMMQPSHSKK, encoded by the coding sequence ATGCCTGAAGCCTCCACTATCCTTGCTTTCATCACAGCCGCCCTGATCCTCCTGATCATTCCGGGACCTGCTGTTCTTTATATCATCACCCGCAGTACGGAACAAGGTACCAAAGCAGGACTGATCTCCGTTTGCGGTATCCAGGCCGGTACTTTGGTACATGCTTTTGCAGCTTCCCTGGGTGTTTCCGCCATCCTGATGGCCTCTGCCATGGCTTTTGCCCTGCTGAAATATGCCGGGGCAGGATACCTTATTTACCTGGGCCTGAAAAAGATCTTCGGCAAACAACAAACAGAGAAGCAAAAACAGCTGAAAGTACAACAAAGCATGAAGGCCATTTTCTGGCAGGGTATGGTGGTGAATGTACTGAATCCGAAATGTGCGCTTTTCTTCTTCGCCTTCCTCCCACAATTTATAAACCCCGCCACAGGGAATGTGACGGGGCAGGTATTGTTCTTTGGCCTCTTGTTTACTTTACTGGCATTTATGACGGACGGCTTCTATGCACTGCTGGCTGGCCGCATGGGTAAATACCTTAAAGGCAATTCTTATTATCTCAAACTGGAAGCGTACATCTCGGGTATCATTTACATTTTCCTGGGCCTGCTCACATTGATGATGCAACCTTCTCACAGTAAAAAGTAA
- a CDS encoding helix-turn-helix domain-containing protein codes for MEYLDIKSISELHDFFHYEKPLHPLITVIDLAKVDRSHRKPEVAYRLNLYSIACKKIEGSFKYGRTSYDFSEGSLMFTAPYQVLSPGIENKVEGWAVYIHPDFLHADSRGQKLTDYSFFGYDTNECLHISDAEKNVLEECLQNIKREISMNLDTHSHNLILTNLELMLSYCSRFYDRQFLTRVKASNDIVSKFDKVLNDYFAQDSLIESGLPDVKYLASRLNLSANYLSDLLSKYTGKSTQEHIHLKLIDKAKSLLWSTENSITEIAYHLGFEHPSHFSKLFKAKTGFSPKEYRNSN; via the coding sequence ATGGAATATCTAGATATCAAATCCATTTCAGAACTGCACGATTTTTTTCATTATGAAAAACCACTGCATCCGTTAATCACTGTTATTGATCTGGCCAAAGTTGACCGGTCACACAGAAAGCCGGAAGTTGCATACCGGTTGAATTTATACTCCATTGCCTGTAAGAAAATAGAAGGTTCATTTAAGTATGGGCGCACGTCCTATGATTTTTCAGAAGGGTCATTGATGTTTACAGCTCCCTACCAGGTTTTATCTCCCGGAATTGAAAATAAGGTAGAAGGCTGGGCTGTTTATATCCATCCTGATTTCCTACATGCAGATAGCAGAGGGCAAAAGCTAACCGATTATTCCTTCTTTGGCTATGATACCAACGAGTGCCTACATATTTCAGATGCGGAAAAGAATGTACTGGAAGAATGCCTTCAAAATATCAAAAGGGAAATCTCCATGAACCTGGATACCCATTCACACAACCTCATCCTGACTAATCTTGAATTGATGTTGTCTTATTGTTCAAGATTTTACGACCGTCAGTTTCTTACGAGGGTAAAGGCAAGCAATGATATTGTTTCGAAATTCGATAAAGTGTTGAACGATTACTTCGCGCAGGATTCATTAATAGAGTCGGGTTTACCGGATGTAAAATATCTTGCTTCACGGCTTAACCTCTCTGCCAATTATCTTTCCGATCTGTTAAGCAAATATACCGGTAAGTCAACGCAGGAGCATATTCATCTGAAGTTAATTGACAAAGCGAAATCCCTGTTGTGGAGTACTGAGAACTCCATTACTGAAATAGCTTATCATCTGGGATTTGAACATCCCTCTCATTTTTCAAAGTTGTTCAAAGCTAAAACGGGTTTTTCACCAAAGGAATACAGAAATTCTAATTGA
- a CDS encoding LytR/AlgR family response regulator transcription factor: MNIIIVEDEIKAAKSLAALISKVRPDAKVLTYLQSIESAISYLSQNETPDLIFMDIQLSDGLSFEIFKSVKINCPVVFCTAYGEYAMDAIKANGIDYLLKPFSKEDLQDAFEKVENFRNFFQQHTQPDLDGLLKKIGLDEGKKSFLVFKNNKYVTVQTEQIAFIHIKYDAPTIMTFQQEEFPLVQSLDQVQAQLSAKQFFRLNRQYLINFAAIKEVEHYFARKLLVKLVIPSPEKLLIGKEKTSGFLNWLESR; the protein is encoded by the coding sequence ATGAACATCATCATCGTTGAAGACGAGATCAAAGCAGCAAAATCACTGGCAGCCCTTATCTCTAAAGTAAGGCCCGATGCAAAGGTGCTGACCTATCTGCAGAGTATTGAAAGTGCCATCAGTTATCTTTCACAAAATGAAACGCCGGACCTGATCTTCATGGATATTCAGCTTTCTGATGGGTTGAGCTTCGAGATCTTCAAGTCAGTTAAAATAAATTGCCCCGTAGTTTTCTGTACAGCGTATGGAGAGTATGCAATGGATGCCATTAAGGCCAATGGGATCGATTATTTGCTGAAGCCATTCTCCAAAGAAGACCTGCAGGATGCTTTTGAAAAGGTGGAAAACTTCAGGAACTTCTTCCAGCAGCATACTCAGCCCGATCTGGATGGCTTGTTAAAAAAGATTGGTTTGGATGAAGGGAAGAAAAGTTTCCTGGTGTTTAAGAACAATAAATACGTTACGGTACAAACAGAACAGATTGCCTTCATTCATATCAAATACGACGCTCCTACTATTATGACCTTTCAGCAGGAGGAGTTTCCGCTGGTGCAGTCACTGGACCAGGTGCAGGCGCAGTTATCTGCCAAACAATTCTTCCGGCTCAACAGGCAATACCTGATCAACTTTGCAGCGATCAAGGAAGTGGAACATTATTTTGCGCGGAAGTTACTCGTGAAGCTGGTGATCCCCAGCCCTGAGAAGTTATTGATCGGCAAGGAAAAGACTAGTGGGTTTTTAAACTGGCTGGAGAGCAGGTAG
- a CDS encoding DUF3347 domain-containing protein: MKTFLLAALLFSTKADAQLSNLLTSYYNIKNALVSSNGNTAAAQADEFVKALKAIDKKSLSEADRKAFEPLQEKLTFDAEHIAETKDISHQRDHFQSFSENFYKLAKAVKLSDKPIYQSYCPMKKAYWLSSEAAIKNPYYGSQMLTCGKVSDTIK, translated from the coding sequence ATGAAAACATTCCTTCTCGCCGCACTGTTATTTTCAACAAAAGCAGACGCACAGTTATCCAATCTGCTCACTTCCTATTACAACATCAAAAATGCTTTGGTTAGCAGCAATGGCAACACCGCTGCTGCCCAGGCTGATGAATTTGTAAAGGCCCTCAAGGCAATAGATAAAAAATCCCTCTCAGAAGCGGACAGGAAAGCTTTTGAACCCTTACAGGAGAAACTGACCTTTGATGCGGAACATATCGCTGAAACAAAAGACATCAGTCATCAAAGAGATCATTTTCAATCCTTTTCAGAAAACTTCTATAAACTGGCGAAAGCGGTGAAACTCTCTGATAAGCCCATTTATCAAAGCTATTGCCCCATGAAAAAGGCATATTGGCTGAGCAGTGAAGCCGCTATCAAGAACCCCTATTATGGTAGCCAGATGTTGACCTGTGGCAAAGTAAGTGATACCATAAAGTAA
- a CDS encoding SDR family NAD(P)-dependent oxidoreductase, which translates to MNTTKILLVTGGSRGIGKSIALNAAKRNIGVILTYNSNHEQALAVVHTINSNGGKAVALKMEASNISSFSDFAIEVSQVLKTEWNRKNFDYLVNNAGIAQRTLIKDTTEEIFDQLVNVNFKGMFFLTQKLMPLIVDGGQVINISSGLARFAFPGVAVYGALKAATEGLTRYFAKEYADRKIRVNSVAPGAIDTEFGGGKGDESHRQQIANITALGRLGEADDVGEFVASLLSEDSRFVNAQRIEVSGGIFI; encoded by the coding sequence ATGAACACAACAAAAATTCTCTTAGTAACCGGCGGTAGCAGAGGTATAGGGAAAAGTATTGCATTAAATGCAGCTAAACGCAACATTGGTGTAATCCTCACCTACAACAGTAATCATGAACAGGCATTAGCGGTTGTCCACACTATAAATAGTAATGGCGGTAAAGCAGTTGCTTTAAAAATGGAGGCTTCCAATATTAGTTCCTTCAGCGATTTTGCCATCGAGGTCTCTCAGGTACTTAAGACAGAATGGAACCGGAAAAACTTCGACTACCTGGTGAATAATGCAGGTATAGCCCAACGTACCCTCATTAAAGACACTACCGAAGAAATATTCGACCAATTGGTAAATGTGAATTTCAAAGGGATGTTTTTCCTTACACAAAAACTGATGCCGTTGATCGTTGATGGCGGTCAGGTTATTAATATCTCATCTGGCCTGGCCCGTTTTGCTTTCCCTGGTGTTGCTGTGTATGGTGCACTTAAAGCTGCGACAGAGGGATTGACAAGGTATTTCGCTAAAGAGTATGCTGACAGAAAGATCCGCGTAAACAGTGTAGCTCCCGGAGCAATCGATACTGAGTTTGGTGGAGGAAAAGGAGATGAAAGTCACCGTCAGCAAATTGCCAATATTACTGCACTTGGCCGCCTCGGGGAAGCTGATGACGTGGGAGAATTTGTAGCCTCTCTCCTTTCAGAAGACAGCCGCTTTGTGAATGCCCAACGCATTGAAGTAAGTGGTGGTATTTTCATCTAA
- a CDS encoding alpha-L-fucosidase produces MNLPHYRKAAFLACSLFISSLAVHAQQPDQLWGKNAEAGKSEKAKWFTEAKFGMFLHWGPYAHFAGDIRGKRYYGITEWIMHRDKTPAAEYAKLAAGFNPTQFDAEEWVDIAKASGVKYIVLTSKHHDGFAMFDSKVSDFDIVDATPYKKDPIKALAAACKKAGIKLGFYYSQFQDWHEPNGGGNSWDFDPKTKDYSSYYKNKSLPQITELLSNYGELGIIWFDTPGNMSKEESSAFLEKVHQLQPNCLVSSRVGNGLGDFKDFGDGEVPAGIVKGAWEAIFTHNDSWGYSAFDQNFKTPKEMIRLLAEVASKGGNLMMNVGPMGNGKLPAMSEQYFRATGAWLKRNGEGIYQTSYAPIPAQPWGVMTHKPGKLYLHVFARPHNGKLLVPGFTGTAKKATMLANGQTVSLQQKGKDVWLNLPATLPDERNTVVAIDYTGKLEEQTTAPLTVSAQFERTELLASGATLKGNAQTKSLTHSYYFGDWKHANCIVNQKDPADAASYQLRITDPGDYKVVLQYAADTASERREGALELTPAGKTGQTYPFQVLFTGKHDTHKPLLFIDQAVAVINVPEPGEWTLQVQPVKAGNELFRLQKIIIEPVN; encoded by the coding sequence ATGAACCTTCCACATTATCGAAAGGCCGCGTTCCTGGCCTGTAGCCTGTTCATCAGCAGTTTGGCCGTACACGCGCAGCAACCAGATCAGCTTTGGGGAAAGAATGCCGAAGCAGGGAAAAGTGAAAAAGCAAAATGGTTCACCGAAGCAAAGTTCGGCATGTTCCTGCACTGGGGGCCTTATGCACATTTTGCAGGAGACATCAGGGGAAAGCGCTACTATGGTATCACAGAATGGATCATGCATCGTGATAAAACCCCCGCTGCCGAATACGCCAAACTCGCCGCCGGTTTCAATCCCACCCAATTCGATGCAGAAGAGTGGGTGGATATTGCAAAAGCATCCGGCGTAAAATACATCGTACTCACTTCCAAACACCACGATGGCTTTGCCATGTTCGATTCCAAAGTGTCGGATTTTGATATCGTGGATGCCACACCATATAAGAAAGATCCTATTAAAGCTTTAGCGGCCGCATGTAAAAAAGCAGGCATCAAACTCGGCTTCTATTATTCACAGTTCCAGGACTGGCACGAACCCAATGGAGGTGGCAATAGCTGGGATTTTGATCCGAAAACAAAAGACTACAGCTCCTACTATAAAAATAAATCCCTGCCGCAGATCACAGAACTGCTCAGCAATTACGGAGAGCTGGGCATCATCTGGTTTGATACACCCGGTAATATGAGCAAAGAAGAATCTTCCGCCTTCCTGGAAAAAGTACATCAGCTGCAACCCAATTGTTTGGTGAGCAGTCGTGTTGGAAATGGCCTGGGTGATTTTAAAGATTTTGGGGATGGAGAAGTACCTGCCGGTATTGTAAAAGGTGCATGGGAAGCTATTTTTACGCACAACGACAGCTGGGGATATTCCGCTTTTGACCAGAACTTCAAAACACCGAAAGAGATGATCCGCTTACTGGCGGAAGTAGCATCCAAAGGAGGGAACCTGATGATGAATGTTGGCCCCATGGGCAATGGAAAACTCCCTGCCATGTCCGAACAATATTTCCGTGCCACAGGTGCATGGTTAAAACGGAATGGCGAAGGCATCTACCAAACCTCTTATGCCCCCATCCCCGCACAGCCCTGGGGTGTGATGACACACAAACCCGGTAAATTATACCTGCATGTATTTGCCCGCCCGCACAATGGAAAGCTCCTGGTGCCCGGTTTTACAGGCACAGCAAAGAAAGCTACTATGCTGGCAAACGGCCAGACAGTGAGCTTGCAACAGAAAGGAAAAGATGTATGGCTGAATTTACCCGCCACCTTACCGGACGAACGTAACACCGTAGTTGCCATTGACTATACAGGTAAACTGGAAGAACAAACAACCGCACCCTTGACTGTAAGCGCCCAATTTGAACGCACGGAATTATTAGCTTCCGGAGCAACCTTAAAAGGCAACGCGCAAACAAAAAGCCTCACACATAGTTATTATTTCGGGGACTGGAAACACGCCAATTGTATTGTGAACCAGAAAGACCCTGCTGATGCAGCCAGCTACCAATTGCGGATCACCGATCCCGGCGATTACAAAGTAGTGTTGCAATACGCGGCAGATACAGCCAGTGAACGCCGCGAAGGAGCACTGGAATTAACACCTGCCGGAAAAACCGGGCAAACCTATCCCTTCCAGGTATTATTCACAGGAAAACATGATACCCATAAACCGCTTTTATTCATCGATCAGGCAGTAGCCGTGATCAATGTACCGGAGCCGGGTGAATGGACTTTGCAGGTACAGCCCGTGAAAGCAGGCAATGAATTATTCCGCCTGCAGAAGATCATTATTGAACCTGTGAATTAA